A region from the Lepidochelys kempii isolate rLepKem1 chromosome 16, rLepKem1.hap2, whole genome shotgun sequence genome encodes:
- the BBLN gene encoding bublin coiled-coil protein translates to MSGPNGEPQVPAGNAGHGEEGDDDGFGDTEYAAINSMLDQINSCLDHLEEKNDHLHARLKELLESNRQTRLEFQQQLSEGQNLQTDVQGPHMDI, encoded by the exons ATGTCGGGGCCGAACGGGGAGCCGCAGGTGCCTGCGGGAAACGCCGGGCACGGCGAGGAGGGGGACGATGACGGCTTCGGGGATACCG AATATGCTGCAATAAACTCCATGCTGGACCAGATAAACTCCTGTTTGGATCACCTGGAGGAGAAGAATGACCATCTGCATGCCCGCTTGAAGGAGCTGCTGGAATCCAACCGTCAGACACGTCTGGagttccagcagcagctgagtgAAGGGCAGAACCTGCAGACTGATGTGCAGGGACCACACATGGACATCTAG
- the PTGES2 gene encoding prostaglandin E synthase 2 isoform X2 has protein sequence MAAACSGWRCLGLLPWRLRAAGQAAGVGLLRAQSRGYCIPFGTGRYARGRARKGSRMLVGAAFALGGTFGLFQTLQYPLKAQEHLAEQQAAKQLNDSSVIISAIKTYLISRKKSLEEIVSFYPPMKAVNERGKEVTEYGNKYWLMLDEMETQHVYPIKETRVEEMKWRKWADDWLVHLISPNVYRTPREALASFNYIVHEGKFGTVEGFFAKYMGAVAMFFISKRLKSRHHLQDNVREDLYKAANDWVKAIGKHRPFMGGSQPNLADLAVYGVLRVMEGLEAYDDMMTHTKIQPWYHRMEKAIGEAEVPNWQLLQPPY, from the exons ATGGCAGCAGCCTGCAGTGGCTGGAGGTGCCTTGGGCTGCTCCCGTGGAGACTGAGGGCTGCTGGCCAGGCGGCTGGGGTGGGGCTCCTgcgggcccagagcagggggtacTGTATCCCCTTTGGGACAGGACGCTATGCACGGGGCCGGGCACGGAAGGGCAGCCGCATGCTGGTGGGGGCTGCTTTTGCCCTGGGGGGCACCTTTGGCCTCTTCCAGACTCTCCAGTATCCCCTGAAGGCCCAGGAGCACCTTGCAGAGCAGCAGGCAGCCAAG CAACTGAATGACTCTTCAGTGATCATCAGTGCAATAAAGACCTATCTCATTTCCAG GAAGAAGAGCTTAGAAGAGATTGTGTCATTTTATCCTCCTATGAAAGCTGTGAATGAGCGGGGCAAGGAGGTGACTGAGTATGGGAACAAATACTGGCTCATGCTGGATGAAATGGAGACCCAGCATGTGTACCCCATCAAAGAAACTAGGGT GGAGGAAATGAAGTGGCGAAAATGGGCAGATGACTGGCTTGTTCACCTCATCTCCCCCAATGTTTACCGCACACCTAGGGAAGCCCTGGCTTCTTTCAATTACATTGTCCATGAGGGAAAGTTTGGCACCGTGGAAGGTTTTTTTGCCAAGTACATGGGGGCCGTTGCCATGTTCTTCATCAGCAAGAGGCTGAAGAGCAG GCACCATCTCCAGGATAATGTCCGAGAAGATTTGTACAAAGCAGCCAATGACTGGGTAAAAGCTATTGGCAAACACAGACCATTCATGGGTGGCAGCCAGCCGAATCTTGCTGACTTG GCAGTGTATGGGGTCCTCCGGGTCATGGAAGGGCTGGAAGCCTATGATGACATGATGACTCATACAAAGATTCAACCTTGGTACCATCGCATGGAGAAGGCTATTGGGGAGGCCGAAGTCCCAAACTGGCAACTGCTGCAGCCGCCTTACTAA
- the PTGES2 gene encoding prostaglandin E synthase 2 isoform X1 — MAAACSGWRCLGLLPWRLRAAGQAAGVGLLRAQSRGYCIPFGTGRYARGRARKGSRMLVGAAFALGGTFGLFQTLQYPLKAQEHLAEQQAAKLPAGSLQLTLYQYKTCPFCSKVRAFLDYHGVPYEIVEVNPVMRKEIKFSSYRKVPILLANAGNTLQLNDSSVIISAIKTYLISRKKSLEEIVSFYPPMKAVNERGKEVTEYGNKYWLMLDEMETQHVYPIKETRVEEMKWRKWADDWLVHLISPNVYRTPREALASFNYIVHEGKFGTVEGFFAKYMGAVAMFFISKRLKSRHHLQDNVREDLYKAANDWVKAIGKHRPFMGGSQPNLADLAVYGVLRVMEGLEAYDDMMTHTKIQPWYHRMEKAIGEAEVPNWQLLQPPY; from the exons ATGGCAGCAGCCTGCAGTGGCTGGAGGTGCCTTGGGCTGCTCCCGTGGAGACTGAGGGCTGCTGGCCAGGCGGCTGGGGTGGGGCTCCTgcgggcccagagcagggggtacTGTATCCCCTTTGGGACAGGACGCTATGCACGGGGCCGGGCACGGAAGGGCAGCCGCATGCTGGTGGGGGCTGCTTTTGCCCTGGGGGGCACCTTTGGCCTCTTCCAGACTCTCCAGTATCCCCTGAAGGCCCAGGAGCACCTTGCAGAGCAGCAGGCAGCCAAG ctccctgcaggtAGCCTGCAGTTGACCctgtaccaatacaaaacctgcCCGTTCTGCAGTAAGGTTCGAGCCTTTCTTGATTACCATGGGGTGCCTTATGAAATTGTGGAAGTGAACCCGGTAATGAGGAAGGAGATCAAATTCTCCTCCTACAGAAAGGTGCCCATCCTTTTAGCCAACGCTGGAAACACTCTG CAACTGAATGACTCTTCAGTGATCATCAGTGCAATAAAGACCTATCTCATTTCCAG GAAGAAGAGCTTAGAAGAGATTGTGTCATTTTATCCTCCTATGAAAGCTGTGAATGAGCGGGGCAAGGAGGTGACTGAGTATGGGAACAAATACTGGCTCATGCTGGATGAAATGGAGACCCAGCATGTGTACCCCATCAAAGAAACTAGGGT GGAGGAAATGAAGTGGCGAAAATGGGCAGATGACTGGCTTGTTCACCTCATCTCCCCCAATGTTTACCGCACACCTAGGGAAGCCCTGGCTTCTTTCAATTACATTGTCCATGAGGGAAAGTTTGGCACCGTGGAAGGTTTTTTTGCCAAGTACATGGGGGCCGTTGCCATGTTCTTCATCAGCAAGAGGCTGAAGAGCAG GCACCATCTCCAGGATAATGTCCGAGAAGATTTGTACAAAGCAGCCAATGACTGGGTAAAAGCTATTGGCAAACACAGACCATTCATGGGTGGCAGCCAGCCGAATCTTGCTGACTTG GCAGTGTATGGGGTCCTCCGGGTCATGGAAGGGCTGGAAGCCTATGATGACATGATGACTCATACAAAGATTCAACCTTGGTACCATCGCATGGAGAAGGCTATTGGGGAGGCCGAAGTCCCAAACTGGCAACTGCTGCAGCCGCCTTACTAA